The following coding sequences are from one Vicinamibacteria bacterium window:
- the tuf gene encoding elongation factor Tu: protein MSKEKFDRSKPHLNVGTIGHVDHGKTTLTAAITKVLAKGDKSVSFRSFDSIDNAPEERERGITIATAHVEYSTSKRHYAHVDCPGHADYVKNMITGAAQMDGAILVVSAADGPMPQTREHILLARQVGVPYIVVFLNKVDMVDDPELLDLVELEVRELLSQYEFPGDDIPIIRGSALKALESDGAEEEKPVLELMTALDDYIPLPERDVDKDFLMPIEDVFSISGRGTVVTGRIERGIVKVSEEVEIVGFRETRKRVVTGVEMFKKLLDEGQAGDNVGVLLRGTERTDVERGMVLAKPGSITPHTKFKAEVYVLSKEEGGRHTPFFSGYRPQFYFRTTDVTGTAQLSEGVEMVMPGDNSSLVIELITPIAMEKGLRFAIREGGRTVGAGTITEVLE from the coding sequence ATGTCGAAAGAGAAATTCGATCGCAGCAAACCGCATTTGAACGTGGGGACGATCGGGCACGTTGACCACGGGAAGACGACGTTGACGGCTGCGATCACGAAGGTTCTGGCGAAGGGTGACAAGAGTGTCAGCTTCCGGAGTTTCGATTCGATCGACAACGCTCCCGAGGAGCGAGAGCGAGGGATCACGATAGCGACGGCCCACGTAGAGTACTCGACGTCGAAACGTCACTATGCGCACGTTGACTGTCCGGGTCACGCGGACTACGTGAAGAACATGATAACGGGAGCTGCGCAGATGGACGGAGCGATCCTGGTGGTATCGGCGGCTGACGGTCCGATGCCTCAGACGCGGGAGCACATTTTGCTGGCGCGTCAGGTAGGAGTTCCGTACATCGTGGTATTTCTGAACAAGGTGGACATGGTTGACGATCCGGAGTTGCTGGATTTGGTAGAGCTGGAGGTACGGGAGCTTCTGTCGCAGTACGAGTTTCCCGGAGACGACATACCGATCATCCGGGGAAGCGCGTTGAAGGCACTGGAGTCAGATGGAGCGGAAGAGGAGAAGCCGGTACTGGAGTTGATGACGGCTCTCGATGACTACATTCCGTTGCCGGAGCGAGACGTTGACAAGGATTTTCTGATGCCGATCGAGGACGTGTTCTCGATATCGGGTCGTGGGACGGTCGTGACGGGCCGAATCGAACGGGGAATTGTGAAGGTATCGGAAGAGGTAGAGATCGTCGGGTTCCGGGAGACCCGCAAGCGAGTGGTGACGGGCGTGGAGATGTTCAAGAAGCTTTTGGACGAGGGCCAGGCGGGGGACAACGTGGGTGTGCTTCTTCGGGGCACGGAGCGCACGGACGTCGAGCGGGGGATGGTTCTGGCGAAGCCTGGCTCGATCACCCCTCACACGAAGTTCAAGGCGGAGGTATACGTATTGTCGAAGGAGGAGGGAGGTCGTCACACGCCGTTTTTCAGCGGGTACCGTCCGCAGTTCTACTTTCGAACGACGGACGTGACGGGCACGGCGCAACTGTCGGAGGGAGTGGAGATGGTGATGCCGGGCGACAACTCGAGTCTTGTGATCGAGCTGATCACTCCGATCGCGATGGAGAAGGGTCTGCGGTTCGCGATCCGGGAGGGTGGACGGACGGTGGGCGCAGGGACGATTACCGAAGTGTTGGAAT
- the rpsL gene encoding 30S ribosomal protein S12: protein MPTFSQLVRKGRKQSHAKTDSPALQGCPQKRGVCIRVFISTPKKPNSALRKVARVRLTNGVEVTTYIPGVGHNLQEHSIVLIRGGRVKDLPGVRYHVVRGSLDAVGVDGRKNGRSKYGTKRPKA, encoded by the coding sequence GTGCCGACTTTCAGTCAGCTGGTTCGTAAGGGGAGAAAGCAGTCTCACGCCAAGACCGACAGCCCCGCCCTTCAAGGCTGTCCTCAGAAACGAGGAGTCTGCATTCGGGTCTTCATCTCCACCCCGAAGAAACCGAACTCGGCATTGCGGAAGGTCGCGCGGGTGCGGCTGACGAACGGCGTCGAGGTCACGACCTATATCCCCGGTGTGGGCCACAACTTGCAGGAACACTCGATCGTCCTCATTCGCGGTGGTCGGGTGAAGGACCTGCCGGGAGTACGCTATCACGTCGTTCGTGGCTCGTTGGACGCGGTGGGTGTCGACGGGCGCAAGAACGGCCGTTCCAAGTACGGAACCAAGAGACCGAAGGCCTGA
- the rpoC gene encoding DNA-directed RNA polymerase subunit beta', with translation MKAFATLRDKGNLVVDFDAIKISLASPEKIRAWSHGEVTKPETINYRTFKPERDGLFCAKIFGPVTDWECLCGKYKRMKHRGVICDKCGVEVTQSKVRRERLAHIELACPVSHVWFFKGLPSRIGHLLDMSLRDLERVLYFESYVVIDPGDTPLKEKELLSEERYREMRQEHKQKFQAEMGAEAIKELLRRIEIEELSEDLREAMKTETSLQKKLKFAKRLKVVEAFRKSNNRPEWMILDVIPVIPPELRPLVPLDGGRFATSDLNDLYRRVINRNNRLKKLMELKAPDVIVRNEKRMLQEAVDALFDNGRRGRVLRGANNRPLKSLSDTLKGKQGRFRQNLLGKRVDYSGRSVIVVGPELKLHQCGLPKRMALELFKPFIYNKLEQVGLATTIKAAKEMVEAQRPEVWDFLEEVIREHPVLLNRAPTLHRLGIQAFEPVLVEGKAIRIHPLVCTAFNADFDGDQMAVHIPLSPESQIEASLLMLSSRNILSPANGQPVAIPSQDMVLGCYYLTKSRKGTKGEGRAFASMDDVLLALEAREVETLTPIRLLYSGNFIDLTTAFNDQDLVHAEIHELDNEVIETTVGRVIFNDHLPKEIPFVNGLLKKKGLGSLVNFCYLRHGIEKTVEMLDSLKELGFLYATKSGVSIGIEDLVIPSEKEQLVDRALSEVKEVDDQYREGAITKGERYNKVIAIWSNVTDRVAQEMFEEMERQERENARFNPVYMMADSGARGSKQQIRQLAGMRGLMAKPSGEIIETPITSNFREGLTVLQYFISTHGARKGLADTALKTADSGYLTRRLVDVAQDVIISEGDCGTVSGIYVGAIVEAGEVIEALRDRIVGRVSLETIKDSFTGDTIVTPNQEITETTANAIQNTGVDHVKIRSVLTCESRRGVCARCYGRNLASGRLVDLGEAVGVIAAQSIGEPGTQLTMRTFHIGGTASRVAEQSTLDSKSAGVVKFVNVSTVKDRGGDLVVMNRAGQILILDDKGRERERYPVVYGARLKVKDGQAIESGTTFVEWDPYTFSILTEEGGTAHFKDVVQGITVHEEVDEVTGLSMPVIVESPDEKRQPAIVIKDSKKKEIRSYLLPSGAHLMVADGDEVRPGAVLAKIPRETTKTKDITGGLPRVVELFEARKPKDPAVITEVDGVVQYGGIAKGLRKISVISDTGEVREYSLPRGVHINVQEGERVKAGEPLMDGPINPHDILNVLGENALQEYLVNEIQEVYRLQGVLINDKHIEVIVRQMMRWVKVEQVGDTELLIDETIDKFKFGEANEKIQAAGGRPASGRPLLLGITKASLSTDSFISAASFQETTRVLTEASISGRVDYLRGLKENVIMGRLIPAGTGLEAHRHVAIPDAHPLERQQELTSEDLDREMQYLVESGSASGDEEST, from the coding sequence TTGAAAGCGTTCGCAACCCTTCGTGACAAAGGAAACCTCGTCGTGGATTTCGACGCCATCAAGATCAGTCTGGCGTCGCCAGAGAAGATCCGGGCGTGGTCGCATGGTGAGGTAACCAAACCCGAGACCATCAACTACCGGACGTTCAAGCCGGAGCGCGATGGGCTTTTCTGCGCCAAGATCTTCGGCCCGGTGACGGATTGGGAGTGTTTGTGCGGCAAGTACAAACGGATGAAGCATCGCGGCGTCATCTGCGACAAGTGCGGCGTCGAGGTAACTCAGTCCAAGGTGAGGCGGGAGCGGCTGGCACATATCGAGCTCGCCTGTCCGGTCTCGCATGTCTGGTTCTTCAAGGGGCTTCCGAGCCGTATCGGACACCTGCTGGACATGTCTCTGCGCGATCTCGAGCGTGTCCTCTACTTCGAATCCTACGTCGTCATCGATCCGGGCGATACGCCTCTGAAGGAAAAAGAGCTCCTCTCCGAGGAGCGCTACCGCGAGATGCGGCAGGAGCACAAACAGAAATTCCAGGCGGAGATGGGTGCCGAGGCCATCAAGGAGCTCCTCCGTCGCATCGAGATCGAGGAGCTGTCCGAAGACCTGCGCGAGGCGATGAAGACCGAGACCTCCCTGCAGAAGAAGCTCAAGTTCGCCAAACGTTTGAAAGTCGTCGAGGCCTTCCGCAAGTCCAACAACCGGCCGGAATGGATGATACTCGACGTCATTCCCGTCATTCCGCCCGAGCTCAGGCCTCTGGTTCCGCTCGACGGCGGCCGTTTCGCCACGAGTGATCTCAACGATCTCTATCGTCGAGTCATCAATCGCAACAATCGACTCAAGAAGCTCATGGAGCTCAAGGCGCCCGACGTCATCGTCCGCAACGAGAAGCGGATGCTTCAGGAGGCGGTCGACGCCCTGTTCGACAACGGGAGGCGGGGGCGAGTGCTCCGGGGCGCGAACAACCGTCCCCTCAAGTCGCTCTCCGACACGCTCAAGGGCAAGCAGGGTCGTTTCCGCCAGAATCTCCTGGGAAAACGGGTGGATTACTCGGGCCGTTCCGTAATCGTGGTCGGGCCGGAGTTGAAGCTTCACCAGTGCGGTCTTCCCAAGAGGATGGCGCTCGAGCTGTTCAAGCCCTTCATCTACAACAAGCTGGAACAGGTGGGGCTGGCCACGACCATCAAGGCGGCCAAGGAGATGGTCGAGGCCCAGCGGCCGGAGGTCTGGGACTTTCTCGAGGAAGTCATCCGCGAGCATCCCGTCCTGTTGAATCGCGCGCCCACGCTGCATCGGCTCGGAATCCAGGCATTCGAGCCGGTCCTGGTCGAGGGAAAGGCGATTCGCATCCACCCGCTCGTCTGCACGGCGTTCAACGCCGACTTCGACGGGGATCAGATGGCCGTCCACATTCCCCTCTCGCCGGAATCCCAGATCGAGGCTTCCTTGCTGATGCTCTCGTCGAGGAACATCCTGTCTCCCGCGAACGGGCAGCCGGTGGCGATCCCTTCGCAGGACATGGTGCTCGGCTGTTACTACTTGACCAAGAGTCGAAAGGGAACGAAGGGGGAGGGTCGCGCCTTCGCTTCGATGGACGACGTTCTTCTCGCGCTCGAAGCCCGCGAGGTGGAGACCCTCACACCCATCCGCCTCCTCTACAGCGGCAACTTCATCGATCTGACCACGGCGTTCAACGACCAGGACCTGGTGCATGCCGAGATCCACGAGCTGGACAACGAGGTGATCGAGACGACAGTGGGCCGGGTGATCTTCAACGATCATTTGCCGAAGGAGATTCCCTTCGTGAACGGCCTGCTCAAGAAGAAAGGGCTCGGGAGCCTGGTCAATTTCTGTTACCTCCGACACGGCATCGAGAAGACGGTGGAGATGCTCGACTCGCTCAAGGAGCTCGGCTTCCTCTACGCGACGAAGAGCGGGGTCTCGATCGGCATCGAAGATCTCGTCATTCCCAGCGAGAAGGAACAGCTGGTGGACCGTGCCCTCTCCGAGGTCAAGGAGGTCGACGACCAGTACCGGGAGGGGGCCATCACCAAAGGTGAGCGCTACAACAAGGTCATTGCCATCTGGTCGAACGTCACCGACAGGGTGGCCCAGGAGATGTTCGAGGAAATGGAGCGCCAAGAGCGGGAGAACGCCCGGTTCAACCCGGTCTACATGATGGCGGACTCGGGTGCCCGCGGCAGCAAGCAGCAGATTCGACAACTCGCGGGAATGCGCGGTCTCATGGCAAAGCCGTCGGGCGAGATCATCGAGACTCCCATTACCAGCAACTTCCGCGAAGGGCTGACCGTGCTCCAGTACTTCATCTCGACTCACGGAGCCAGGAAGGGGTTGGCCGACACGGCACTCAAGACTGCGGACTCGGGCTACTTGACGCGAAGACTCGTGGATGTCGCCCAGGACGTCATCATCTCCGAGGGGGACTGCGGCACGGTCTCGGGCATCTACGTCGGGGCCATCGTGGAGGCGGGCGAGGTCATCGAGGCGCTCCGCGACCGTATCGTCGGCCGCGTCAGCCTGGAGACGATCAAGGACAGCTTCACCGGCGATACGATCGTCACCCCCAACCAGGAGATCACCGAGACGACCGCCAACGCTATCCAGAACACCGGCGTGGATCACGTCAAGATCCGCTCGGTGCTGACCTGTGAATCGCGGCGGGGTGTATGCGCCCGCTGCTACGGGCGAAATCTGGCCAGCGGACGGCTCGTCGACCTCGGCGAGGCGGTGGGAGTCATCGCCGCGCAATCGATCGGCGAGCCCGGGACTCAGCTTACGATGCGGACTTTCCACATCGGCGGTACCGCGAGCCGGGTGGCCGAGCAGTCGACTCTGGACTCCAAGAGCGCCGGGGTGGTGAAGTTCGTCAACGTGTCGACGGTGAAGGATCGCGGAGGCGACCTGGTGGTGATGAACCGCGCGGGGCAAATCCTGATCCTCGACGACAAGGGCCGCGAGCGCGAGCGCTATCCGGTGGTCTATGGCGCTCGACTCAAGGTCAAGGACGGTCAAGCGATCGAATCGGGGACGACCTTCGTCGAATGGGACCCCTACACCTTCTCGATTCTCACCGAGGAAGGAGGGACCGCGCACTTCAAGGACGTGGTGCAGGGCATCACCGTACATGAAGAGGTCGACGAAGTGACCGGCCTGTCGATGCCCGTCATCGTGGAATCTCCCGACGAGAAACGGCAGCCAGCGATCGTGATCAAGGACAGCAAGAAGAAGGAGATCCGAAGCTACCTCCTGCCGTCGGGAGCCCACCTGATGGTGGCCGATGGCGACGAAGTTCGGCCCGGAGCGGTCCTCGCCAAGATCCCGCGAGAGACGACGAAGACCAAGGACATCACCGGAGGTCTCCCGCGCGTCGTCGAGCTGTTCGAAGCGAGAAAGCCGAAGGATCCCGCGGTCATCACCGAGGTCGACGGCGTCGTTCAATACGGGGGAATCGCGAAAGGGCTCCGAAAGATCTCGGTCATCTCCGATACGGGCGAAGTCCGCGAGTATTCGCTGCCGCGAGGCGTCCATATCAATGTGCAGGAAGGCGAGCGGGTAAAAGCCGGCGAGCCCCTCATGGACGGGCCCATCAATCCTCACGATATCCTCAATGTTCTCGGCGAGAACGCCCTTCAGGAGTACCTCGTCAACGAGATTCAGGAGGTCTATCGTCTCCAGGGCGTTCTCATCAACGACAAACACATCGAGGTCATCGTTCGCCAGATGATGAGGTGGGTCAAGGTGGAGCAGGTCGGGGACACCGAGCTGCTCATCGATGAGACCATCGATAAGTTCAAGTTCGGCGAAGCCAACGAAAAGATTCAGGCGGCGGGTGGTCGGCCGGCGTCCGGACGCCCATTGCTGCTCGGGATCACGAAAGCGTCGCTGTCGACCGACAGCTTCATCTCCGCGGCTTCGTTCCAGGAAACGACGAGGGTACTGACCGAAGCGAGCATCAGCGGCCGAGTGGATTACCTGAGGGGCCTGAAGGAGAACGTCATCATGGGACGGCTCATCCCTGCCGGCACCGGGTTAGAGGCCCATCGCCACGTCGCCATCCCCGACGCCCACCCGCTCGAGCGCCAGCAGGAGCTTACGAGCGAGGATCTCGATCGTGAGATGCAATACCTGGTGGAGAGCGGTTCGGCTTCGGGCGACGAGGAATCGACCTAG
- the rpsG gene encoding 30S ribosomal protein S7: MPRRRDVPKREPLPDPIYNSGLVSSFINVVMKNGKKATAEQIVYRAFAKIQERASDDPLKVFKKAVDNVKPTLEVKSRRVGGSNYQVPVEVRPERRMSLSLRWLASFARARPEKSMVDKIANELMDAAANRGAAVKKREDTHRMAEANKAFAHYRW; encoded by the coding sequence ATGCCGAGAAGACGAGACGTACCGAAACGGGAGCCGCTGCCGGATCCGATCTATAACAGCGGGCTGGTGTCGAGCTTCATCAATGTCGTGATGAAAAATGGCAAGAAGGCGACGGCGGAACAAATCGTGTACCGAGCCTTCGCCAAGATTCAGGAGCGGGCATCGGACGACCCGTTGAAAGTTTTCAAGAAAGCCGTGGATAACGTGAAACCGACGCTCGAGGTGAAGAGTCGCCGGGTGGGTGGCAGCAACTATCAGGTTCCCGTGGAGGTCCGCCCCGAGCGACGAATGTCGCTTTCGCTGAGGTGGCTCGCGAGCTTCGCCCGCGCCCGGCCGGAAAAGTCGATGGTGGACAAGATCGCCAACGAGCTGATGGACGCTGCCGCCAATCGAGGGGCAGCGGTCAAGAAACGGGAGGATACGCACCGGATGGCGGAGGCGAACAAGGCGTTCGCCCATTATCGTTGGTAG
- the fusA gene encoding elongation factor G, which produces MPRLVPLEKIRNIGIMAHIDAGKTTTTERILYYTGITYKLGEVHEGTATMDWMKQEQERGITITSAATTCFWREFRINIIDTPGHVDFTAEVERSLRVLDGAVAVFCAVGGVEPQSETVWRQADKYRVPRIAFVNKMDRAGADLPRTLRMMKERLGTNPVLIQLPVGNEDSFVGVVDLVREKAIVYKNETLGAEYEAVDIPAELRDEVRAAREKVIEAACESDETLMERYLEGEALSEEEILAGLRKGVVALKLVPVLCGAAFKNKGVQPLLDAVVDFLPSPSEVPSIVGTSPDGGETIERPSSDDAPFSALIFKIMTDPYVGQLAFFRVYSGFLESGNHVLNSRRAKTYRIGRLLKMHANKREDIKAVYAGDIAAAVGLKNVQTGDTICDEDHPVVLESMDFPEPVISVVIEPKTKADQEKLGVALSKLTQEDPTFKVFADPETAQTIISGMGELHLEIVVDRLLREFNVAAGVGKPQVAYKETIRGKAKSEGRYIRQTGGRGQYGHVWLEVESRPGVKFEFVNKIVGGAIPREFIPAVEAGVKEAMEQGPLASYPMVDISVRLYDGSFHTVDSSEMAFKIAGSMAFKAAVKHADPVLLEPIMQVEVVVPEEYMGDVIADLNARRGRIQSMAARGNVQVLTAHVPLSEMFGYATDLRSVTQGRATYTMHFHQYEEAPKSVGEEVVAKVTGR; this is translated from the coding sequence ATGCCCCGACTAGTGCCGCTCGAGAAGATTCGTAACATCGGCATCATGGCGCACATCGATGCCGGGAAGACGACGACGACCGAGCGTATCCTCTATTACACCGGTATCACCTACAAGCTCGGGGAAGTCCACGAGGGCACCGCCACGATGGACTGGATGAAGCAGGAGCAAGAGCGTGGCATCACCATCACCTCGGCGGCCACGACGTGCTTCTGGAGAGAGTTCCGGATCAACATCATCGACACGCCGGGCCATGTGGACTTCACCGCCGAAGTCGAGCGCTCCCTCCGAGTTCTCGACGGGGCGGTTGCTGTTTTCTGCGCTGTGGGCGGGGTAGAGCCTCAATCGGAAACGGTATGGCGGCAGGCGGACAAGTACCGGGTTCCCCGGATCGCTTTCGTCAACAAGATGGACCGTGCCGGAGCCGATCTTCCCCGCACCCTGCGTATGATGAAGGAGAGGTTGGGTACGAACCCGGTTCTCATCCAGCTCCCGGTGGGTAATGAAGACAGCTTCGTGGGAGTCGTCGACCTCGTCCGGGAGAAGGCCATCGTTTACAAGAACGAGACCCTTGGCGCGGAGTACGAGGCCGTGGACATACCCGCCGAGCTCCGCGACGAAGTCCGCGCCGCGCGGGAGAAGGTGATCGAGGCGGCCTGCGAATCGGACGAGACTCTCATGGAGAGATACCTCGAGGGGGAGGCGCTATCGGAAGAGGAGATTTTGGCCGGCCTCCGAAAGGGGGTGGTGGCGCTCAAGCTCGTCCCGGTGCTGTGCGGCGCGGCCTTCAAGAACAAAGGAGTGCAACCGCTGCTCGATGCCGTCGTGGATTTCTTGCCCTCTCCCTCGGAGGTGCCGTCCATCGTGGGCACCTCGCCCGACGGAGGCGAGACGATCGAGCGGCCGTCGAGCGACGACGCTCCCTTCTCCGCCCTCATCTTCAAGATCATGACCGATCCCTACGTCGGCCAGCTGGCCTTCTTCAGGGTGTACTCGGGGTTTCTCGAGTCCGGAAACCACGTGTTGAACTCGAGACGGGCGAAGACCTATCGCATCGGTCGATTGTTGAAGATGCACGCCAACAAGAGGGAGGACATCAAGGCGGTCTACGCGGGAGATATCGCCGCCGCCGTTGGCCTCAAGAACGTCCAGACCGGTGACACCATCTGCGACGAGGATCACCCCGTCGTTCTCGAGTCGATGGACTTCCCCGAGCCGGTAATCTCGGTGGTCATCGAGCCCAAGACCAAGGCAGACCAGGAGAAGCTCGGAGTCGCACTCTCGAAGCTCACCCAGGAGGACCCCACGTTCAAGGTCTTTGCCGATCCGGAAACGGCGCAGACAATCATCAGCGGAATGGGCGAGCTCCATTTGGAGATCGTGGTGGATCGGCTGCTCCGGGAGTTCAACGTGGCGGCGGGAGTGGGAAAACCCCAGGTCGCATACAAGGAGACCATCCGCGGCAAGGCCAAATCCGAAGGCCGTTACATTCGTCAAACCGGCGGTCGGGGACAGTACGGACACGTGTGGCTCGAGGTCGAATCGCGCCCCGGGGTGAAGTTCGAGTTCGTCAACAAGATCGTTGGAGGTGCGATTCCCCGTGAGTTCATTCCCGCCGTCGAGGCGGGAGTGAAAGAGGCGATGGAGCAAGGCCCGCTCGCGAGTTACCCGATGGTCGACATTTCGGTTCGCCTGTACGACGGCTCGTTCCACACCGTGGACAGCTCGGAGATGGCGTTCAAGATCGCGGGGTCGATGGCCTTCAAGGCGGCGGTGAAGCACGCAGATCCGGTGTTGCTGGAGCCGATCATGCAGGTGGAGGTCGTCGTTCCCGAGGAATACATGGGCGACGTCATCGCCGATCTGAACGCTCGGCGAGGTCGCATCCAGAGCATGGCGGCACGGGGCAACGTGCAGGTTCTGACCGCTCACGTTCCGCTGTCGGAGATGTTTGGTTATGCCACGGATCTTCGCTCCGTAACCCAGGGTCGCGCCACATACACCATGCATTTCCACCAATACGAGGAAGCCCCGAAGAGCGTGGGCGAGGAAGTCGTCGCCAAGGTTACGGGAAGGTAG